AAGTTATCAAATCTTACACAGTTAGAAAAGATTTAGTTTTCTAGATAGATGATGAAAATACAAACTGATATTGCATTTCAAGGAGCTAACTTATTATAGGCAGCATAAGATCGTAATTTCATTAACTCAATGAGTTGAAAGTTTACTTCAAACtctatacaaattaatatcagtacAAGTTCACCGTATTGTAGATTTTTGAGCTAATTTATACGTCACAGATCTGTTCGATTTGAAACCCTAATTAATCAATTGCGTTAATGAAAAATCAGAACTTTCCAATCTAATCATATAGATCCATTGAAGCATGTCTTACTTATTTTTTGCTTTCTGTTTTTTAATATACTTGAGACACAGAAATCTACTATCATCACACTAATATAAGTCTCACACTAATATAAGTCTGAAGCATATATTTGAAAACAGTTTTACACGTACATTTAAAATGACATTTTAGATGATGGCAAGTGAGACGCTTTCTGTGTATCAAAGAAAAGAATCATTGGGTGATTTTGtatctgtttgtttttatgcatATGCGCCTAAAGTTGTATTAATTAGTTTGTAAGCGACCAAAATGGCTACTTAACTGAAAATGTGCTCTCTGTGATAGCTTAATCCATGTagtctttttttttcttcaatttttagaacatatattaccTCTGTGTGAGCAACTATACATCTATACTTAACTTACAGTGAATTGAAGTTATCAAATATTAATAGTGAAAATCTAAAACAACATACAATAAGACAAGAGTTCACTTTTTACATTTGGTAGATTACGATTGTATAAAACcgttttttttgtaatttttttatacTACGAAAACGGTACGGAGACGGGGTTGAGGGGTAACCCGTGCTACCTACCCATTCTAATACACTAGCCCCCCCCCCCTAACTAAAAATTAAATCCAATATATATAATCGAACTAGGCCACCCTTAGATTATAAAAAAAGTATTGAGTGTTTGGATGATGATAATATGACCTTGAGCATCACTTCAAGGATATTATTATGAAACTTTTAAAAAGATTGTTATTGATATACTAAAATGCTAATTAATAAAATGTTGGGTGCCACTCCCCTCATTGTTTAGACTATGAAAACGTCTCCTGTATGCTCATAACCATCAATAAATATATTAACATGTTTAGGATATCGCCACGGTTTCGAACATTGATATTATAACCTACAATTTTGGATatcgttatttttgacaaattttaattttatttatgtttatttttctaaTAGAATGTTATTTCATTGTCAAACCCACTATTGGGTTAAATGAGTCCAAGTACAAGTATGTGGACAACCAAAACAAGTTGGGCATCTACTGTGATAGCAATGTGTACCTATGTGATGATTTCAATGGTCCAACCTATGGCTTCTCATTCACATCCTTTAAGGATATCATTGACAAAACTTTTCCTGAAAACAAATCTTTAGGTAACCAAAAACCTCATAGATTAATTTTCTTAAATACTTTAATCtgtttatatatttaattagATTTTCATTATCTAGATGTGATTGGTTTTGTTGCTGATGTTAAAGACCTTAAGAAGTTTAAGACGACAAAGGGGAAAGACACCAAGAAAATCAATGTCATTATTCAAGATCTAGagtatgtatttttttaattctatatatatatatatatacatacatatatatatatatatatattaatatttcaAATTTTATAATGTTAACACCTTTTGTAAAAACCtaatatttattaattttttcaAGGATGGATTCAATTTACTTGTCTTTGTGGGATTCTTATGCTGGTCGGATTTTAGAGCATTGGGAAAACAGAGATCAACATGGTGTTATTGTTGTCATTCTGCAGTTTGCTACATTGAAGTACTTTGGACCATTTGGATATGTGAACAGTTGTTTCAATGTTTCTAAGCTTTTCATCAATTCTGATATTGATGAGATAACTTcttttcaaaacaggttttatatgtcaaataataaaacaaaaaaatattttttaactgttttcactGATctaatacatatacatataacAGCCTTATCCAAAACTCTGCTGCTTCTTCATGTTCGAGCCAATCATCTAGGCTTTCAGGAATTTTTTTATCATTGTATTGTATGATGAATATGTTGTCAAAACTGAATTCAACAACATAGCTGAACTTAATCTCAGTGAGGTAAACTACATTATTGTGCTATATTAGTAACATGTTTTATGTCTTTATAATAAAACTAATTTTTTTAGGTCAAGTCTGTTGTTATTGTTGGGACTGTTCAGATGATAGCTGAGTTGCCTTGGTATTATTTTGCTTGTAAAGCTTGTAACAAGAAGGTTACTAAGAAAACCGAGAATGATACACCTACTGTTGGTGTCTTGGTGGATGAAGAAGAGGTTTATGTGTGCAAAACGAAAACTTGCAAGAATAGTGTGATTGAATATGTGCAAAGGTCTGAATATACATACGTACATAtacaaatatatattatttgaaaGTTATTTCTCAGTTCATTGTTTAGATTTCATACCTTACATGATAACACTTTGTTCTTTAGGATAAAAATCCCATTGACTGTTCAAGATTCAAGTGGAACTGTGTCGTTGACATTGTTTGATAGAGATGCTTGTAAAATTCTGAAAACAACTACATCAAACTTAATTGAAAAACATCTTGCTGTAAGATTGTCTTATTAAATTTACAATTCTTATATTTTTTCCTTGTAATCTGTCATTAatatattactatatatatatatattacaggGTGGTGATAAGGGCCTTTATCCCGACGAGTTTGAAGCTCTTTTGggaaaaaaaattacgtttaaGATTGACATCAAACAATTCAACATTGATAACAACTTTTGGTTTTTTGGTGTTTCTAAATTGACCGATGATGAGGATATCATATACGAGCTCGAAAAGAAAGCAAACAACATTGAGGTAATACTATTATTGAGTACTTTATCTAGTTGTATTTAATATTGAGAGTGATTTGTCATAATATGTGAAATACATTGTAGGTCGACAAGTCTGCTTCTTTGACAAACAggttcactgatatggattcacaAGAAACCGTTCACTTGAATGTATGCATTCTATAATCTCAATAATTTCTCATCAGTAATATATctttattattatatatgtttACATTGTTAACCTTCTAAATTAGATTTTCTGAGAATTTATTTTACATACAATCCAGGATGATAACCCGATTGATGTTACTATGGGAATCTGTGTTGGCACCCATTCAAACGAGAATCTCAAATCAAAGGTATGTTAATTTAAAAATATACTTCAAATTATGAACACTTTAATCTATTTAATTCAAATTATGTTTAGTCTTTATTTGTGAGACCAATTGTTTATATCATTTTTAGGCTGTTACTGAGTCGATGGATGATAATGTCATAACTCCTTTGCCAAAAAATTTGGATGGCGATTGCATGGAAAGTAAGCATGTTGGTGAGGCTGTAATCTTTAAGAGGAAATCAAAGAAACCCGATTTCAAGAAAAACTTGGTGGAGAATTATGATTTTGAGGAAAATGGAGAATTGTCAACCACCAAACCAGTTAACCATGTCAAACCAACTCTCCTGATTCCCAAAATTGAAAAATGAAGACTTCAAATGCTTTATGTTCCAAGTGTGGTTTTTCTATGTTGTTTTAATGTGTTTTGAATTATGTTAGTCGTTTAAGAACTATTTCATCAGCTTGGAATGATTCCAAGTTTGGTTTTTCTATGTTGTTTTCATTTAAGAACTATTTCATCAGCTTGGAATGAGTCCAAGTTTTATGTTTTAAGAAGTTTAATTTCCTTTTGTTGGACTCATTGCTCTAAGACATATGCCAAAACAATTattatgttttgatttttaaTGTATTAatgttttgttacatttatgttttGATTTTTATAGCATTATATTTTGTCATTataatgtaaaaaaataaaacctttttcaaCAAATATCATCTTTCAACAACTTTATTCTTATAGTACAGACTAGCTTATATCCCGTGTGACACACGGgttcaaaaaataaaatttaaaacatatgAATAAGTATGATGTATGATTTTTTAAAGAATAGAAAAAAGCATGTAACCACAGGGAATTTGAGTGTATTATATTATCAACATTGAAGGCTATAAAATACTTTTTTTGCAAAATGTAAAACAACGAGGATACGctacccgcgcgttgcggcggagttGAATATCAAAGTTTTAGTATTAAACGTAAGATTGTATAAGCAAAACAATGATTGTTATCTTAATTTATTGGTCCAAATTAAAGTACACAATAGAAACCAAAAGTATGATCCATAGTCCCTATTTGCAAATCAATACGGGAAAAGTACAACCATGAAATTAATGATTCATTACGTCAGTGTATAAAACAGAATCATCAAAATAGGTATGGAATAAACATAGAATGTAAATAATAACATAACTGTCATCTAAGTTGGGCGATTGTAATTTAAATTAAGCGATTGTGAGGACATTCAAGAAACGCAAATACGATAAACATATACTACTTAAATCGATTGAACAATTACGCATCGGAGATGTACTTCTAACGTCGTAGTGGTTGGGTGTTGGATAACGGTCGTAGTGGATGGTGTTGTAAAAAGTAAGTTTGAAGGCTTGAGAGAGAAAATAGGGATTGTAAACCTTGGGTGTCTAAGATGTGCGAAGTAGAAATGGTTTgagattataaaaaaaaaaaattaagggtTTAATATTATGTTAATATTCTTACATTACAGTTAGCACATTATATACATCTCCGTGGATGTTTGGTCTTTTTAGATTAAAAGGTTGATGTTTGTAGATAAAAAAAGGGGCAGTTCCTAAATATATGTAAAATTGTAATTGTAATATTTGTTTGATAAGAGCTTTTTAGGGGGATACGGTGTGGGCGGCAAAGTAGTTCGGCAAAAGGAGTTTGCCGCTCGGAAACACCACCGTCAACCATTTTTGCCGCGCGGTGAGGGGATGGGATCGGTGTTTGGTTACCGATCGGGGAGAGGgagggaaggagagagagagggggtgtgtgTGGTAGGGTTCATGCCATCTCAAACAATCAcacattttttcctttttttatttaaattgtttaCCAAACTGTCTAACCATTGTcaacacttttgagcatagtttaaacatttttcattgcatgtgtgacaacccgaaatctcaAGGTTCTTTTCTATGTATAACTTGTTGTCACGATTCGTTTTGTGTCGTAACATGAGTGCGATATGTGAATGATTGAAATAGTTATTATGTTTGGACTGATAAGTGAGTTGTTAGATGTTAGTAGTAACATTTACTCGAAGCATGGACCTGACAATGATTTCAAACAATAAAGTCTTATTGGGCCGCTTGAATGTTATGATTCTCACATGGGCTACATTAACTGTTACTCACATGCAAACATTGAATTAATACAATTGATAACCACTTGGGGTGTCCCAGTGGCCACCAGCACCTGTTACAACTAGTGTGGGCAGGTTCGAGCCCCCTGGTTCAACCAAAATGCCCACCCGATAGGGTATTAACCGTCAGGCAGCGTTACTGGGTCACTAGCTTAGGAAGGAGGATCCCTTCCGCGGTCAGGAGTACCGTGCATCTACCCTTTGAATTAATACAATTGATGAGCTATTGAGTTGATTAATGAGCCGCCAAAACAACTAACCTTATCTATGATTAAATTGTGCCAAGAATTATATCAAATGCTATTTGTTGCATAGTCTTGTCGGCCATCATTACTAATGGTccaattatatccttaaaaaaatgCATGATCAGACTCATTAAAAAAAAAGTGTGCATGTGATTCTTTATTTTGTCGGCGAAATTCATAATAATCACTTTTAAAAGCATTAATCGGCCCATGTGTGTATAATAATTGTGCAGTCAAGAACTCGGCCCAATAAAACTCATTCATCACCTGATTTGTTTGAAAGTTGAGTTGAGTGACCGataactcttgaatgattattaTATTGATCACACACATGCTACCAGGCCCGAATCACTTGGCCCAACCCTTGTGGATTTCGCATATATGTGGAACTAGGGATACGTAAGTGTAGTTTGGAAACCATATTAACCCTAGTACTTCCCCTTGAAGCCGACGACAATACACTTTCGACGAAGCCCTACCTTCTGCGGAATCTTTCATCCCTCTCACTCTAATAACTGGTATGTGTGTGCATAACTTTAGTTTTGTTAGAATATGTGATTACATGTTGTGTTGCATGAGTGTGATTAAAAAGTAAAACATGAATATACACTTAACAGTTGACATGAACGATTAATGAGGACTTGGTGATTGTTTGCTAGGATTACATACAATAAATAAATCAAGATAGGTAGGTAATTGCGGGCTCGGTTATATTGTGTTAGGTCCGTAACAATAGCGATTTAATGTGATTCTGTTTGGATAATTGATGTAATGAATGATTGATGATTTAATTAAACCGTTGAATGCAAACTGTTAATGATGATGTGATCGGCTGTAAACGTGATTAGGGTTGTCTGTGTAGGAGATGATTGTTCTCCGACGAAACATCAAGTTTCGTCACATGTTCCAACTCGACGAAACATCGAGTTTCGCCACACACATGGTGCTCCGTCTCTGTGCTGATTGAAATATGAGCTTGTTATATGGATCTGAATGTGTGCATGCTTGTAATGTTTAGTTCACGTAGGAAAGTTATGTACTGATAGTAATCGATGTGTTTTATTCGGATTGGTGAGGAATGAGTATGAGTATGATCTTGGTAATTAGTTGATGGGTATAACAGTGGGCATGGTAGGGGCCCAAGGGTTTGTAAATGTTAATGGGTAGGTCACGTTACTAATTCCTCATAAACTGAAATGGGGTGGTTAATGCTTTGAAGTTGGTTCGTATTGGGGTTCTTAGAATTGTACATGACAACCTCACTGTTTGATGAATGCATGGTATATACATGAGATGTGGCCTAGTGTGATAATTCGTTATGAGCTGCATGCAAACTGTGTAATTTTATGTGAAAGACTGTGTGAAAACGTATGACTTGTGTGATATGAAAAACTAATGCCAATTGGTAACCACGATAGGATTTGGGGTTGACCAACTGGACGGGTAATTAatacaaaccgagcaaaccaaggtgagttcactgcacttttctaagcatgcgtcccggtggtttgggacatctggtaaacgtttctgaagggaatactgggtaactgtttaattgggatgttggttattgaacacagtataaatcatgtaagaccccgtacatctaccgtgttgctgaagaagcaacgaggtatttagttgatagcgctattaggtttggcaccctcacaccgggccgaaaggacgggcgtgaactaattacctggacttcatgaccaatgcctaaatggaggcattggggttgggcattctcatcgtgtatatataagaccccttacatctattcaaggttgtttgataccttgacatcatgaccaatgcctaaatggaggcattggggttgggcattcacatctagtagccacatacggtaatcgagtaataacaacatcgaaacatcgaAACATCGAAACATCGAGACATCAAACATCatacaacaaacaacatatcgtcttgtaaactgttttactcacatgattggtaacacaacttggtaaacgaacacaaaccttgaactcaccagcgtagtctgacacacttgtttacatgcttgtaggtaatcattgaaggaacttgggaacttgccgtctgatgctgctggagtggttgtggtcatgataaacaattacattgatttggttttgatacatttacacacttatacatttatgcttccgctcaatactttggttttggtttaatcTACAAAcaatacatttctttcaattgagtatttcaatacattattacttgtgtttgatatgattggtggctctttgttggatcgttgcacctccattagggacatgccctaggtggtaatttgggggtgtgacagtttggtatcagagacactggttatagagaacttggttttaaaacgttttcataaaaccagactataaccgaattgatccaaacgatgaccatgacactcagcttcagattgcaaggttcgttcctcgttaCAGTATACATCACATGTTTAGTAGACATATCTATACACATAGCATGCACGATACAACAAGATAGATATCATGACATGTCGATAGCATAACACAACACTTGCATCTTGTAAATCCTAGTTTTGCTGTTAGTACATACCTGTGTTGATTGGAGTGGGAGAAACTTagaacataagttaagaagcgtcgagaggagcatgcaaaccgccttattatcatgggtgcacacataataataatgcgtggtgcatgcaattcccaatgaggcttaacgagtgcaAGAGGGAATCTCCCCTACTGTATGTGAACTTGAAAGTTGTAGACTTTAAGGTGATACTTGATTTTTTTTCTCATTCTGAACTATCATTTGATCGATGCGAAACCTGATAACCTATAGGAGAAATAGTCGAGATTGTCTCCTACACGAATGTGATCTTTCCATTTTTCCTTTGAAACCTTTCGAATtccgatgctatcgagtattacctgaacacctaACTGAACGCCTAGTGGACTGTGTAGAGTGCTAGGTGCTTATACGAACATCCCCGAGTGGGGTGATGCACAACGATAAACGATCTATATCTTTCCATTTTTCTTCGTTTGTTGGAACTTGACATATTGACGTCTCGAATCTCGAATCACGACCATTTCTGTAACGCCCTCGCAACAGACTGTGTAATACATAGACAACTTGCAACATCGTTGGATGAGAGGGTAAATGTAGTACTTCACCAACCTCAAACATTGGACGACTCCGATGACCGGCAGCGAACACCAACGAATAGAATACAATCGACTCTTTAACCTCTGCCAGTGACTCATGGGAGTCAACTTTTACGAATCACTCGGAACGTAAGTAATGACAATCGAATACGGTGTGGAATGCACCGCTGTCAGCACAATGAGTAGCATCTTAGAACGTGGCACAGAACAGTAGAAGATGGATCCTGTCAGTGGAGGATCATAGGACTCCGCTTCATGAAACAATAAGCAGAAGTAACAGTTACGACAACATCAGGGTACTCATAATAGTAGTCCTCACTATGGGAGTGAAAAACGTTTACCACATGGATTGGCCGTTGGTCAATCAAGACagcaacaaccaagggaacgacggcagtactggaaattctcgtgacgaaaacaacactggaaatgaagctcatggaaggacacTTGGTATTGGCATAGACTATACCAggcgtaatagcaacacgatagcttggatgggtagctGTTCGCTTCGTCTCCGATCTGTTTGCCCTGATGTTTCTTGAAACCGAACTTGTTGTGGCAATAAGGGATGATAAGTCAAATGAAACCTCATATGTCCGCTGCGATGTAAACTCGACcatgtgggacaagtgttcgacgtcaaccttccttctactacccttgATGGTTGCAatacagtagttagtgtggattggttatccagagatCACTCAGATACACCAGTGAGGACAAAATTTTGTGTGGAaaatcgttatttgttctaaagcgtcAGAGTGGTACAAAGGATAGCGCCATTTCAGctatgaaggccagaagtgtctacggagggattacgcCACTATactagcaaccgttactgatgttaggGCTAAGGGAACAGAGGATCGATGATCCACCAATCATTCGTGATTCCTTTCGGTGTGCTACCCAAGGAACTTTCGGGTTTACTTCAACGACTGTTAGGCGAAATCTCAGCCTGATCTCACGCCAGGGGCAGCCCTGAGTACACGCACTCTTAccatcttgcaccaggagggttgcaagaattGTCTAATCAACTACAGAAACAGTTGGGGAGGAGTTTTGTAGGACCTAGTTTTCACTTTGGGGAGCCACAGTTATATTTGTGGAGATacgccttttcgtatgtgtaccgATTATccagaactcaacaaggtgacaatcaagaactGTTTGCCTCGATCATGTAGTGACGGAAGACCAAG
This is a stretch of genomic DNA from Helianthus annuus cultivar XRQ/B chromosome 16, HanXRQr2.0-SUNRISE, whole genome shotgun sequence. It encodes these proteins:
- the LOC110919784 gene encoding uncharacterized protein LOC110919784; this translates as MASETLSVYQRKESLECYFIVKPTIGLNESKYKYVDNQNKLGIYCDSNVYLCDDFNGPTYGFSFTSFKDIIDKTFPENKSLDFHYLDVIGFVADVKDLKKFKTTKGKDTKKINVIIQDLEMDSIYLSLWDSYAGRILEHWENRDQHGVIVVILQFATLKYFGPFGYVKSVVIVGTVQMIAELPWYYFACKACNKKVTKKTENDTPTVGVLVDEEEVYVCKTKTCKNSVIEYVQRIKIPLTVQDSSGTVSLTLFDRDACKILKTTTSNLIEKHLAGGDKGLYPDEFEALLGKKITFKIDIKQFNIDNNFWFFGVSKLTDDEDIIYELEKKANNIEVDKSASLTNRFTDMDSQETVHLNDDNPIDVTMGICVGTHSNENLKSKAVTESMDDNVITPLPKNLDGDCMESKHVGEAVIFKRKSKKPDFKKNLVENYDFEENGELSTTKPSFKNYFISLE